The Fructilactobacillus ixorae genome has a window encoding:
- a CDS encoding ABC transporter permease produces the protein MHNLFKERLINHWNQLTRYLRYVFNDFFVIALMFFIGAVGLGYANFLKTVPPHAEWEVLVLLVLLTFGLQVGRLATLIVDPDRVFLAPQEQQLTGYFKQAFLYSFSLAAGMQMLVWIILMPFISVSLGWDVRQLLVGLVLMVGLKWDWLSYQFLQLRNHATNPWWHRLGWLVLLPAVIILLALVGRTVIAYVLTMVAIGVLSWRLTKQEPPLNWEPIVATEQRRMRRIYRFFALFTEVPMVGPQPKRRAYLDGLFQRLPHDQAHLYTNLYVKTFARDGETSSMYFRLLVVAAVILGLITNQALSIVVALTTLYLTGTQLRPFFDCFDNNVFTYLYPVRFSKRVHNFRQLFNWLLIIELVVALIAQVVGQATRTTLGITLVGGSFIIWWLSHRFLQQQVKREK, from the coding sequence ATGCATAATTTATTTAAAGAGCGGCTCATTAACCATTGGAACCAGTTGACTAGGTACTTGCGGTATGTATTTAATGATTTCTTTGTCATTGCGCTGATGTTTTTTATTGGAGCCGTTGGGCTTGGCTATGCCAACTTTTTAAAAACCGTGCCTCCGCACGCGGAATGGGAAGTGCTGGTGCTTCTCGTGCTGTTGACGTTCGGCCTTCAAGTTGGGCGGTTAGCCACCCTCATTGTTGATCCAGATCGGGTTTTTTTAGCTCCCCAGGAGCAGCAGTTAACGGGTTACTTTAAGCAGGCCTTTTTGTATAGTTTTAGTTTGGCAGCTGGGATGCAAATGCTCGTTTGGATAATTTTGATGCCCTTTATTAGCGTGAGTTTAGGCTGGGATGTCCGCCAATTACTGGTGGGACTAGTCCTCATGGTGGGTCTAAAATGGGACTGGCTTAGTTATCAGTTTTTGCAACTGCGCAATCATGCCACCAATCCGTGGTGGCATCGCTTGGGGTGGTTAGTACTGCTTCCAGCAGTGATCATTCTGCTAGCCCTAGTGGGACGGACGGTCATTGCCTACGTCCTTACGATGGTTGCGATTGGAGTTTTAAGCTGGCGGCTTACAAAGCAGGAGCCTCCGCTTAACTGGGAACCAATTGTGGCCACTGAACAACGCCGAATGCGGCGGATTTACCGGTTCTTTGCCCTCTTTACGGAGGTGCCAATGGTTGGTCCCCAACCGAAACGGCGTGCATACCTAGATGGATTATTCCAGCGCCTTCCTCACGACCAAGCGCATCTCTATACGAATCTATATGTCAAAACCTTTGCAAGAGACGGGGAGACCAGTTCGATGTACTTCCGGTTGCTCGTGGTGGCCGCAGTTATCCTTGGGTTAATTACGAATCAAGCCCTTTCCATCGTGGTGGCACTAACCACGCTGTATTTAACCGGGACACAATTACGGCCATTTTTTGATTGTTTTGATAACAACGTCTTTACCTATTTATACCCCGTGCGGTTTTCAAAGCGGGTACACAACTTCCGGCAGCTATTTAACTGGTTATTAATTATTGAATTAGTCGTAGCCCTAATTGCACAGGTAGTTGGGCAGGCAACCCGAACTACCTTAGGAATTACCTTAGTAGGGGGGAGCTTCAT
- a CDS encoding HIT family protein → MTELNDQCVFCKIIQGQIPSYPVYEDEAVLAFLDISQATPGHTLVIPKKHIQDIFAFDADTAGQVFARIPRIARAIKASNPNIAGMNIVNDNGKLAYQSVFHAHFHLIPRYSQADDFSINFGDHTNDYDAAQYEALQTAIKSQF, encoded by the coding sequence ATGACAGAACTTAATGATCAATGTGTTTTTTGTAAGATTATCCAAGGCCAGATTCCGAGTTATCCCGTTTACGAAGATGAAGCAGTCCTCGCCTTTCTTGACATTTCGCAAGCAACCCCTGGTCACACGTTAGTAATCCCGAAAAAACACATTCAGGATATCTTCGCGTTTGATGCCGACACTGCCGGTCAAGTCTTTGCGCGAATTCCCCGGATTGCCCGGGCAATTAAAGCCTCTAATCCTAATATTGCAGGGATGAACATTGTAAATGATAACGGGAAGCTGGCTTATCAATCTGTTTTTCACGCCCACTTCCATCTGATTCCCCGGTATTCACAAGCTGACGACTTCTCAATTAACTTTGGTGACCACACGAATGACTACGATGCCGCTCAGTACGAAGCCCTCCAAACTGCCATCAAAAGCCAATTCTAA
- a CDS encoding ABC transporter ATP-binding protein: MTLAVSHLTGGYSGIPVLKDETFDVQDGELVSLIGLNGAGKSTTINHIIGLMTPFSGTIQLNGLQIQDNVEQYKQQIAYVPEMPILYPELTLRDHIETTMMAYNLDQTEAWHRAEQLLQTFRLANKLDWFPANFSKGMRQKVMIVCAFMTDAKLLVIDEPFLGLDPLAVDDLLTLIDAKKAAGVSVLMSTHVLDTAEKHCDRFVLINDGRVNYEGTMAEIKAHYQTFGDTLTDIYLGLARNQQADPTQTTGDQHA, encoded by the coding sequence ATGACTTTAGCAGTTAGTCACCTGACCGGAGGCTATTCCGGAATCCCGGTGTTAAAAGATGAAACCTTTGACGTCCAAGATGGCGAACTAGTTTCTCTAATTGGCCTGAATGGGGCGGGGAAGTCGACCACGATTAACCACATTATCGGATTGATGACGCCGTTTTCAGGAACCATTCAACTGAACGGGTTACAAATTCAAGATAACGTTGAGCAATACAAGCAACAAATTGCCTATGTTCCAGAAATGCCGATATTATATCCCGAACTGACCCTCAGAGATCACATCGAGACCACCATGATGGCTTACAACTTGGATCAAACCGAAGCTTGGCACCGGGCAGAACAATTATTGCAGACGTTTCGGCTGGCCAACAAGCTTGATTGGTTCCCTGCTAACTTTTCTAAAGGGATGCGCCAGAAGGTCATGATTGTATGTGCCTTCATGACGGATGCCAAGTTACTGGTTATTGATGAACCGTTCCTTGGTTTGGATCCGTTGGCCGTTGATGATCTCCTCACGTTAATTGATGCTAAAAAAGCAGCTGGCGTCAGTGTCTTAATGTCTACCCACGTCCTTGATACCGCCGAAAAGCACTGCGATCGGTTTGTTTTAATTAACGATGGTCGGGTCAACTACGAGGGGACCATGGCAGAGATTAAGGCGCATTACCAAACCTTTGGGGACACGTTAACTGATATTTATCTGGGCCTGGCTCGAAACCAGCAAGCAGACCCCACTCAGACCACGGGTGATCAACATGCATAA
- a CDS encoding peptidyl-prolyl cis-trans isomerase: MNKKKWAIGAAGLLLSLSLAACGQGKTVATTDGGKITQEEFYDKMKSTQQGKAQLQQMILNKCLEHEYGSKVKQSEVDKQFDKYKSQYGPQFDTILQQQGMTESQLKESIKNNLLLKEAVLDKTDFSNKQLEKQFKKYQPKVTVKELATKDEASAQSAISDLNNGTSWKDVAKQYGADDNAKKNGGQEISFDNATSGVDNSVKKAAYKLNNGEYSKTPIKTEGGYVVIEMVKHPKKGTLKEHKAEIKDQLANERLNDRNTVHKVVSEVLKDNHVQIEDSSMKNILSGYLDTSKK; this comes from the coding sequence ATGAATAAGAAAAAATGGGCCATCGGGGCCGCCGGTCTCCTGCTAAGTTTATCCTTAGCAGCCTGTGGTCAAGGTAAAACTGTTGCCACGACTGACGGGGGTAAGATTACCCAAGAAGAATTTTACGATAAAATGAAGTCAACCCAACAAGGGAAGGCCCAACTTCAACAGATGATTCTAAACAAGTGTTTGGAACATGAATACGGAAGTAAGGTTAAACAATCCGAAGTTGACAAGCAATTTGATAAATACAAGAGTCAGTATGGACCTCAATTCGACACCATTCTGCAACAACAAGGAATGACGGAAAGCCAGCTGAAAGAATCGATTAAGAACAATCTCTTGTTAAAAGAAGCTGTGCTTGATAAGACCGACTTCTCTAACAAACAACTAGAAAAGCAATTCAAGAAGTATCAACCAAAGGTAACGGTTAAGGAACTGGCTACTAAGGATGAAGCTTCGGCTCAAAGCGCTATTTCTGATTTGAACAACGGAACCAGCTGGAAAGATGTTGCTAAGCAATATGGTGCTGATGACAATGCCAAGAAAAATGGTGGTCAAGAAATCAGCTTTGACAATGCAACCTCTGGCGTTGACAACTCCGTTAAAAAAGCTGCTTACAAGTTAAATAATGGTGAATACTCCAAGACCCCCATTAAAACCGAAGGTGGATACGTTGTAATCGAAATGGTTAAACACCCGAAGAAGGGAACTTTGAAGGAGCATAAAGCCGAAATCAAAGACCAATTAGCTAACGAACGCTTGAACGATCGAAACACGGTCCACAAAGTGGTTTCTGAAGTCCTAAAAGACAACCACGTTCAAATTGAAGATTCCAGCATGAAAAACATTCTTTCTGGCTACCTTGATACTTCCAAAAAATAA